Proteins from a genomic interval of Psychrobacter fulvigenes:
- the rdgB gene encoding RdgB/HAM1 family non-canonical purine NTP pyrophosphatase, which translates to MSAAVSSSASSHNQWVLASNNKGKLAELQRLFAEANLGISIVPQGQLDIEDAVEDGLSFVENAIIKARHASRISGLPAIADDSGLCVPVLGNAPGIYSARYAGEHGNDTMNNAKLIADLQPIREQQPDAPIKGMFVCVLALVRHADDPLPIIAQGLWQGEILASLQGDGGFGYDPLFWSPELQATAASLSAAEKNSISHRGQAIQKLLAQLPL; encoded by the coding sequence ATGAGCGCTGCTGTATCGTCATCCGCATCTAGCCACAACCAATGGGTACTCGCCAGTAATAACAAAGGCAAACTTGCAGAGTTACAAAGGCTTTTCGCTGAAGCTAATCTTGGTATTAGCATCGTACCTCAAGGGCAGCTGGACATCGAAGATGCGGTTGAAGATGGTTTAAGCTTTGTCGAAAACGCCATTATTAAAGCGCGTCACGCCAGTCGCATCAGCGGATTGCCTGCGATTGCTGATGATTCAGGTCTGTGCGTGCCAGTACTCGGCAATGCGCCAGGCATCTACTCTGCCCGTTATGCTGGCGAACACGGCAATGATACGATGAACAACGCCAAACTCATCGCAGACTTACAGCCTATTCGTGAGCAGCAACCTGACGCTCCTATTAAAGGGATGTTCGTTTGTGTATTGGCACTGGTACGCCATGCTGATGATCCACTACCCATTATCGCGCAAGGTTTATGGCAGGGTGAGATTTTAGCGTCGTTACAGGGCGATGGCGGCTTTGGTTATGACCCACTGTTTTGGTCGCCCGAGCTGCAAGCAACGGCTGCAAGCTTAAGCGCTGCTGAAAAGAACAGCATCAGCCATCGTGGACAAGCTATTCAGAAACTTTTAGCACAGTTGCCTTTATAG
- the clpP gene encoding ATP-dependent Clp endopeptidase proteolytic subunit ClpP encodes MSAHNAQGAQNAQNALVPMVVEQSSRGERSFDIFSRLLRERVIFLTGQVEDNMANLIVAQLLFLEAENPDKDIHLYINSPGGVVTAGMAIYDTMNFIKPDVSTICLGQAASMGSFLLSAGAKGKRYALANSRVMIHQPLGGFRGQASDIEIHAREIIELKAKLNRLLAEHTGQPVERLDKDTDRDNFMSAEAAKDYGLVDEVLERRPAFL; translated from the coding sequence ATGAGTGCACACAATGCTCAAGGTGCCCAAAATGCTCAAAACGCCTTAGTACCGATGGTTGTCGAACAATCCTCACGCGGTGAGCGCTCGTTTGATATCTTCTCACGTCTATTACGTGAGCGCGTTATCTTTTTGACGGGTCAAGTCGAAGACAATATGGCCAACTTAATCGTGGCGCAGCTGCTATTTTTGGAAGCTGAAAACCCTGATAAAGACATCCACTTGTATATCAACTCACCAGGTGGTGTGGTGACAGCAGGTATGGCAATTTATGACACCATGAACTTCATCAAGCCTGACGTGTCTACTATTTGCCTAGGTCAAGCTGCCTCAATGGGGTCGTTCTTGTTGTCTGCTGGTGCAAAAGGCAAACGCTATGCCCTTGCAAACTCACGAGTCATGATTCACCAACCATTGGGCGGTTTCCGTGGTCAAGCTTCGGACATCGAAATTCATGCCCGTGAGATCATTGAGCTAAAAGCCAAGCTGAATCGTCTACTCGCAGAGCATACTGGTCAGCCTGTTGAGCGCTTGGATAAAGACACCGACCGCGATAATTTTATGAGTGCTGAAGCTGCCAAAGACTACGGCTTAGTTGATGAAGTACTAGAGCGCCGCCCTGCTTTTTTATAA
- the tig gene encoding trigger factor codes for MATDLQITTNKLSEKETQLTVKVPVEKIQNKVEGRIRQVAKTAKIDGFRKGNVPMSHIRSQYGAGIQQEVINDVIRDTVFEAIKAEDVRAVGMPNIDDVKLEDDFLVYQATVEIFPEIDVQGINEIEVERHTASVQDEDVDTMIENLQKQRAEFVEKKGMAAKDNQVTFDFEGSIDGEKFEGGSAEDFKLIMGSGQMIPGFEDGIKGMKAGEEKVIDVTFPEDYQAENLAGKEAQFKINVKLVERSKMPEIDEEFLELFGVKEGGVEKLKEDVRKNMEREIKNAARSQVKQATFDALLERNEFDVPNAMLEQEIDRQRNMMMQRFSQQFGASADSFDKDMLPNELFEEQALRAARLGIIVARVIDTQNLEVDQDRVEAFIKEAAENYEDPAEVIEYYTNDKQQRANIESVVLEDQVVDYLIDQGTVTDKEVSYQDLLAAQQQQQQGM; via the coding sequence ATGGCTACAGATTTACAGATCACAACCAACAAGCTGTCTGAAAAAGAAACTCAGCTGACTGTTAAAGTTCCCGTTGAAAAAATTCAAAACAAAGTCGAAGGCCGCATTCGCCAAGTTGCGAAAACTGCCAAGATTGACGGTTTCCGCAAGGGTAATGTGCCGATGTCACATATCCGCTCTCAGTACGGTGCTGGCATTCAGCAAGAAGTGATCAACGATGTGATCCGTGATACCGTATTTGAAGCCATCAAAGCTGAAGACGTGCGTGCAGTAGGCATGCCAAATATCGACGACGTAAAACTTGAAGATGACTTCTTGGTTTATCAAGCGACGGTTGAGATCTTCCCTGAAATCGACGTGCAAGGTATCAATGAGATCGAAGTTGAGCGTCATACTGCGTCTGTGCAAGACGAAGACGTTGACACTATGATTGAAAACCTACAAAAGCAGCGTGCTGAGTTCGTTGAGAAAAAGGGCATGGCGGCCAAAGACAACCAAGTCACTTTTGACTTTGAAGGCTCTATCGATGGTGAGAAATTCGAAGGCGGCTCAGCTGAAGACTTCAAACTCATCATGGGTAGCGGTCAGATGATTCCAGGCTTTGAAGATGGCATCAAAGGCATGAAAGCGGGCGAAGAAAAAGTCATCGACGTGACTTTCCCAGAAGACTACCAAGCTGAAAACCTAGCAGGTAAAGAAGCTCAGTTCAAAATCAACGTAAAATTAGTTGAAAGATCTAAGATGCCTGAAATCGATGAAGAGTTCCTTGAGCTGTTCGGCGTAAAAGAAGGCGGTGTTGAGAAGCTTAAAGAAGACGTACGCAAAAACATGGAACGCGAAATCAAAAATGCTGCGCGTAGCCAAGTTAAGCAAGCGACTTTTGATGCATTATTAGAAAGGAATGAATTCGATGTGCCTAACGCTATGCTAGAGCAAGAAATCGACCGTCAACGCAACATGATGATGCAGCGTTTCTCTCAGCAGTTTGGTGCCAGTGCTGACAGCTTTGATAAAGACATGCTGCCTAATGAGCTATTTGAAGAGCAAGCATTACGTGCTGCCCGTCTTGGTATCATCGTAGCCCGTGTCATCGATACGCAAAATCTAGAAGTGGATCAAGACCGCGTTGAAGCCTTTATCAAAGAAGCGGCAGAAAACTACGAAGATCCAGCAGAGGTAATCGAGTACTACACCAATGACAAGCAGCAACGTGCTAACATTGAGTCTGTGGTTCTAGAAGACCAAGTGGTTGATTATCTGATTGATCAAGGTACCGTCACTGATAAAGAAGTCAGCTACCAAGACCTACTGGCTGCTCAGCAACAGCAGCAGCAAGGTATGTAA